From one Amaranthus tricolor cultivar Red isolate AtriRed21 chromosome 17, ASM2621246v1, whole genome shotgun sequence genomic stretch:
- the LOC130804133 gene encoding 60S acidic ribosomal protein P0-like: MAVKPSKADKKLAYDAKLCQLLDEYSQVLVASADNVGSNQLQAIRKGLRGDSIVLMGKNTMMKRSIRLHAERTGNENLRKLEQLLVGNVGLIFTKGDLKEVREEISKYKVGAPARVGLIAPIDVVVPPGNTGLDPSQTSFFQVLNIPTKINKGTVEIITPVELIKKGDKVGSSEAALLAKLGIRPFSYGLNIESVYDDGSVFSPEVLDLTEDDLLEKFATGVSMATALALSISYPTLAAALHMFLNGYKNVLAVAVATDYDFPQAEKVKEYLKDPSKFAVAAAPAAGAASGGSGGAAAAPVEEKKDEPAEESDDDMGFSLFD; encoded by the exons ATGGCAGTGAAACCATCGAAAGCTGATAAGAAATTGGCATATGATGCAAAGTTATGCCAACTTTTGGATGAGTATAGTCAGGTTTTGGTTGCTTCAGCCGATAATGTGGGTTCGAATCAGTTACAGGCTATTAGAAAGGGTTTAAGAGGTGATTCGATTGTTCTAATGGGAAAGAATACTATGATGAAGAGATCTATTAGACTTCATGCCGAGAGAACTGGCAATGAGAATTTGCGTAAACTTGAGCAGTTGTTGGTG GGAAATGTTGGGTTGATCTTTACTAAGGGTGATTTGAAGGAAGTTAGGGAGGAGATTTCTAAATACAAG GTCGGAGCTCCTGCCCGTGTTGGTTTGATTGCACCAATTGATGTCGTCGTCCCACCTGGTAACACTGGTCTTGACCCCTCCCAGACATCTTTCTTCCAG GTGCTCAACATCCCCACCAAGATTAACAAGGGTACTGTCGAAATTATCACTCCTGTAGAGCTTATCAAAAAGGGTGACAAGGTGGGTTCCTCTGAGGCTGCTCTGCTGGCTAAGCTTGGAATCAGGCCCTTCTCATATGGTCTCAACATTGAGTCGGTATACGATGATGGGTCTGTCTTTAGCCCTGAAGTACTTGACCTCACTGAGGATGATCTTCTTGAGAAGTTCGCTACTGGTGTTTCAATGGCCACTGCTCTTGCCCTTTCCATCTCTTACCCGACTCTTGCTGCTGCTCTTCACATGTTCCTCAACGGATACAAGAATGTTCTTGCTGTTGCTGTCGCTACCGACTATGACTTCCCTCAGGCCGAGAAGGTCAAGGAGTACCTCAAG GATCCTAGCAAGTTTGCTGTTGCGGCTGCTCCAGCTGCCGGTGCTGCTAGTGGTGGTTCTGGTGGTGCTGCAGCTGCTCCTGTTGAAGAGAAGAAGGACGAGCCTGCTGAGGAATCAGATGATGATATGGGTTTCAGTCTCTTTGATTAA